A genome region from Streptomyces pratensis includes the following:
- a CDS encoding DUF3253 domain-containing protein yields the protein MTDTERQTDRRLERAILELLERRGPASTICPSDAARAVYAGDDDGWRALMEPARRAARRLVTAGEVEITQAGRPVGPAEARGPIRIRRAR from the coding sequence GTGACGGACACCGAACGGCAGACGGACCGGCGCCTGGAACGAGCCATCCTGGAGCTGCTGGAGCGTCGTGGGCCGGCCTCGACCATCTGCCCGTCCGATGCCGCACGAGCGGTGTACGCAGGGGACGACGACGGCTGGCGGGCGCTCATGGAACCGGCCCGCCGCGCTGCCCGGCGGCTGGTCACGGCCGGCGAGGTGGAGATCACCCAGGCCGGCCGCCCCGTCGGACCGGCGGAGGCCCGCGGCCCGATCCGCATCCGCCGCGCCCGCTGA